From a region of the Chlamydiota bacterium genome:
- a CDS encoding cytochrome b N-terminal domain-containing protein: MSEEIKPVVPQTPPPVSPTPPKLPVVKETLFQKMKKTQVWRSMFRHDYKDTPKNRTLAIIGNVFLHLHPVKVLRGAVKFKHTWCMGGLSFFLFLVLLVSGVALMFYYRPTAEYAYFDMKYLQFDVPFGMLLRNLHRWSAHAMIITVWLHMFRVFMTGSYKPPREFNWGIGVILLFLTMFLSFTGYLLPWDQLAIWAVTVGTNMARATPLLGHEGPFGPQLGMRPDNDIRFALLGGTQVGAPTLLRFYVLHCIALPFFLLVFVTVHFWRVRKDGGISGPL; encoded by the coding sequence ATGTCTGAAGAAATAAAACCTGTAGTACCTCAAACGCCTCCACCGGTTTCACCGACTCCTCCCAAGCTGCCGGTGGTAAAAGAGACTTTGTTTCAAAAGATGAAAAAGACGCAAGTTTGGCGGTCGATGTTTCGTCATGATTACAAAGACACTCCTAAAAATCGTACCTTAGCCATTATTGGAAATGTTTTTCTGCATTTGCATCCGGTGAAGGTTTTGCGAGGAGCGGTTAAATTTAAACACACATGGTGCATGGGAGGATTAAGTTTTTTTCTCTTTCTCGTTCTTTTGGTTAGTGGTGTTGCCTTGATGTTCTATTATCGACCCACGGCAGAATACGCCTATTTTGATATGAAATATCTCCAGTTTGATGTTCCTTTTGGCATGCTTTTAAGAAATTTGCATCGCTGGTCCGCTCATGCCATGATTATTACGGTATGGCTTCATATGTTTCGCGTTTTTATGACAGGCTCTTACAAACCTCCCAGAGAATTTAATTGGGGTATCGGTGTGATCCTTTTATTTTTAACCATGTTTTTAAGTTTCACGGGATATTTGCTTCCTTGGGATCAGTTGGCCATTTGGGCTGTAACGGTTGGAACCAACATGGCCAGGGCAACTCCGCTTTTAGGTCATGAAGGTCCTTTTGGCCCCCAATTAGGAATGAGACCTGACAACGACATTCGTTTTGCTCTCTTGGGAGGAACACAAGTAGGGGCACCTACCTTATTGCGGTTTTACGTGCTTCACTGTATTGCGCTACCCTTTTTCCTTTTAGTTTTTGTAACAGTTCATTTCTGGCGAGTGCGTAAA
- a CDS encoding Rieske (2Fe-2S) protein translates to MSAEEGLLPTPPEVKSPEIKKGPDLKKRAFTEDKEASLYTRRDFFIKTGWYFFGMVLSSWLLGLVRYMFPRVLFEPSNIFKAGFPEEYPVGQVSTRWVSEQRVWISRTPEGFYAILARCTHLGCTPIWLPSEDKFKCPCHGSGFHRDGVNYEGPAPRALDRVKIGLADDGQILIDKGTLFQYEKGGWDKPEAFLKMLPR, encoded by the coding sequence ATGTCGGCTGAAGAAGGTTTGCTTCCCACTCCACCTGAGGTGAAGAGTCCGGAAATTAAAAAAGGACCTGATTTAAAAAAACGAGCATTCACAGAGGATAAAGAAGCTTCTCTTTACACGCGTCGGGATTTTTTTATTAAAACGGGTTGGTATTTTTTTGGAATGGTTCTTTCCTCTTGGCTTCTTGGCCTTGTTCGTTATATGTTTCCCAGGGTTCTATTTGAACCCTCCAATATTTTTAAGGCAGGTTTTCCTGAAGAATATCCTGTGGGTCAGGTGAGTACACGGTGGGTCAGCGAGCAACGGGTGTGGATTTCAAGGACTCCAGAGGGTTTTTATGCCATTCTAGCTCGATGCACTCATCTGGGCTGTACTCCTATTTGGCTTCCCAGTGAAGATAAGTTCAAATGTCCATGCCATGGAAGCGGTTTTCATCGTGATGGAGTCAATTATGAAGGTCCGGCACCGAGGGCTTTGGATCGTGTCAAGATTGGGCTTGCCGATGATGGGCAAATTTTAATTGATAAAGGGACCCTCTTTCAATATGAAAAAGGGGGATGGGATAAACCCGAGGCATTTTTAAAGATGCTTCCAAGATAG
- a CDS encoding DUF2079 domain-containing protein has protein sequence MTQRETKACTFLRSIPTLVGFSLSILFAILIFDACYSAFSWGKFTISDYGKYTNVLWNCAHGHPFRELVDHTYLSTHLSFDLELLGFFFWVWDHPFLPSVLQWLGLIVGALILWRTLHVKKIQSRIIAALLFFYIANPFTQSVMLSEYHGVSLNFLLFPWLYHCLSCQKRFVWIPFILCLGIREETGMIITPMLLYFAVKNRWRLGYSLAALAFLYSVFAIFVLFPWLAGVTYIVRRGNPVDLKYYWAITAMDPFMIRGKRFIWYFMMSLVFFRKRGWIPILLFPAVGIWVTSTSSDPWIFEQKSHYPAHHIVLFTLALIEAIYVSMRQGNLMKSFNSLRYALFLILITLAWHRSKGFVYLGGCYDRIYGNIHPKGQEILEAAQHIPKDGILLCDPQLAGFCANRASLIVWEQLEERDYHPDIIFTRFKGMKGYPEQFKEWIQNGSFGISYFEKGYLIVQKGYSLNRNEEIF, from the coding sequence ATGACTCAGAGGGAGACTAAAGCTTGTACATTCTTAAGATCTATACCGACACTGGTTGGGTTTTCACTTTCTATTCTTTTTGCGATTCTTATTTTTGATGCATGTTATTCAGCTTTTTCATGGGGAAAGTTTACAATTTCAGACTATGGAAAATATACCAATGTCCTTTGGAACTGTGCCCATGGGCATCCTTTTAGAGAACTTGTAGATCATACTTATCTTTCTACGCATCTTTCATTTGATCTCGAACTTTTAGGCTTCTTTTTTTGGGTTTGGGACCATCCCTTTCTTCCCTCTGTTTTACAATGGTTAGGTTTAATCGTAGGCGCTTTGATTTTGTGGCGTACCCTGCATGTAAAAAAAATTCAAAGTAGAATAATTGCAGCTCTTTTGTTCTTCTATATTGCAAATCCATTTACTCAATCAGTCATGCTTTCTGAATATCATGGTGTTAGTCTCAATTTTCTACTTTTTCCCTGGCTTTATCATTGTCTGTCTTGCCAAAAGAGATTTGTATGGATTCCTTTTATTTTGTGCTTAGGGATTCGAGAGGAAACCGGAATGATCATCACACCTATGCTGCTCTATTTTGCGGTTAAGAATCGTTGGAGGTTGGGTTATAGCCTTGCTGCTTTAGCCTTTCTGTATAGTGTTTTTGCTATCTTTGTTCTTTTCCCCTGGCTTGCTGGAGTTACCTATATCGTGCGAAGAGGAAATCCCGTTGACCTCAAATATTATTGGGCCATTACGGCTATGGACCCATTCATGATACGGGGAAAACGGTTCATTTGGTATTTTATGATGAGTCTGGTGTTTTTTAGAAAACGCGGCTGGATTCCTATTCTTCTTTTCCCTGCGGTGGGAATTTGGGTCACATCAACCAGCAGTGATCCCTGGATTTTTGAGCAAAAAAGTCATTACCCTGCCCATCATATTGTGCTTTTTACTTTGGCCTTGATCGAGGCGATTTACGTTTCGATGAGACAGGGCAATTTAATGAAATCCTTCAATAGCCTCAGGTATGCCCTATTCCTCATTTTAATAACACTTGCCTGGCATCGATCAAAGGGATTTGTTTATCTGGGGGGGTGCTATGATCGAATCTATGGAAATATTCATCCCAAAGGTCAAGAAATCCTTGAGGCCGCTCAACATATTCCTAAGGACGGTATTTTGCTTTGCGATCCTCAACTGGCGGGTTTTTGTGCCAATCGGGCCAGCCTGATTGTGTGGGAGCAACTAGAAGAGAGGGATTATCATCCTGATATTATTTTTACAAGATTTAAGGGAATGAAAGGTTATCCTGAGCAGTTCAAGGAATGGATTCAAAATGGATCTTTTGGGATAAGCTACTTTGAAAAAGGATATCTCATTGTTCAAAAGGGCTATTCTTTAAACAGAAATGAAGAAATATTTTGA
- a CDS encoding DUF59 domain-containing protein: MEKTKQIQEIPDDLQKQVYEVLEQCYDPEIPNVSIVDLGLIYDISIQNDQVNIKMTLTAQGCGMARTIADQVKMMVQDILWVKSAQVEIVWEPPWHPDRMSEKAKKILGYT, from the coding sequence ATGGAAAAAACTAAACAAATTCAAGAAATCCCCGATGACCTTCAAAAACAGGTCTATGAAGTTTTAGAACAGTGTTACGACCCCGAGATTCCCAATGTCAGCATTGTGGATTTAGGACTCATTTATGATATCTCCATCCAAAATGATCAAGTGAACATTAAAATGACCCTCACCGCCCAAGGATGTGGAATGGCTCGAACCATTGCAGATCAAGTCAAAATGATGGTTCAAGACATTCTATGGGTAAAATCTGCACAAGTTGAAATCGTTTGGGAGCCCCCCTGGCATCCTGATCGAATGAGTGAAAAGGCAAAGAAAATCCTTGGATACACGTAA